The Lycium ferocissimum isolate CSIRO_LF1 chromosome 10, AGI_CSIRO_Lferr_CH_V1, whole genome shotgun sequence genome window below encodes:
- the LOC132035056 gene encoding uncharacterized protein LOC132035056 produces the protein MEGGMGFRSLHDVSIALFCELSWNFRTKPSLWSAFMANKYCRKENPISIQWKQGSQTWKNMIQARELIEHQIWWQLGMGNSQFWFDNWTGMGALYFIVEGFDESIQNVSDVVENGNWNMTKLNSLLP, from the coding sequence ATGGAAGGAGGGATGGGTTTCAGATCACTACATGATGTTTCTATTGCCTTGTTTTGTGAGTTGTCGTGGAACTTCAGGACTAAGCCTTCTTTATGGAGTGCTTTCATGGCTAACAAGTATTGTAGAAAAGAAAATCCTATATCTATTCAGTGGAAACAAGGGTCTCAAACTTGGAAAAACATGATCCAAGCAAGAGAATTAATAGAACACCAGATCTGGTGGCAGCTTGGTATGGGGAATTCACAGTTTTGGTTTGATAACTGGACAGGAATGGGTGCATTATATTTCATTGTGGAAGGTTTTGATGAAAGCATTCAAAATGTATCAGATGTAGTGGAGAATGGGAATTGGAACATGACAAAGCTGAATAGTTTACTCCCTTAG